From the genome of Synergistetes bacterium HGW-Synergistetes-1, one region includes:
- a CDS encoding Holliday junction resolvase RuvX produces the protein MERIVAVDIGSVRVGVAVSDPFGSFAQALTVLSTKNDWIEELKKIMDTYRTTKLLVGLPLRTGGNEGPEALNIREVADTIVGRYPGLEIIFLDERFTTVIAQQSLIEGDVSRKGRKQRVDMVAASLLLQSYLDKGRTV, from the coding sequence TTGGAGAGGATAGTTGCAGTTGATATAGGATCTGTAAGGGTCGGTGTCGCTGTAAGTGATCCATTTGGATCTTTTGCGCAGGCTCTGACCGTTCTCAGCACAAAGAACGACTGGATAGAGGAACTCAAAAAAATCATGGATACCTACCGGACGACAAAACTTCTGGTGGGTCTTCCACTCAGGACCGGCGGAAATGAGGGGCCTGAAGCTCTGAATATAAGAGAAGTTGCTGATACTATCGTCGGCAGATATCCCGGTTTAGAAATAATTTTTTTGGATGAGCGCTTTACAACAGTAATAGCGCAGCAGTCCCTCATAGAGGGAGATGTCTCGAGGAAAGGCCGAAAACAAAGGGTAGACATGGTCGCAGCCTCTCTTCTCCTTCAGAGTTACCTAGACAAGGGGAGGACTGTATAG
- a CDS encoding DNA mismatch repair protein MutL, with amino-acid sequence MIKRLDSEVSSRIAAGEVIERPSSVAKELIENSIDASAQNITLYIEQGGKSSFVIEDDGCGIPFEELPLALERYATSKISTLDDLERISTLGYRGEALSSVAAVSRMEIRSRERTSETGGIIKCEGGAVILHTESPTHPGTRIQVDDLFYNLPARRKFLKTASAELRRILQVVNDYALVNPELTFRVFSDGKRILELLPPGSTDKALERRWGDETPIYSSATSFNSNNVKIWWNPIPDSRRTVITIFVNARRIQDPTIRSAVCGGESAAYGEWLVILEMPPEDLDVNIHPAKEEVRFRRSGDIYKLILQTTRKIFSRKYAFTSEGTPQMEEKAPFPFSETRRTGWFDRTDPMFSQTPWKPVSEITQTPERVSSPETAVFIPAGRPDPVTVDDRKNYIGQTAKGFLIFDLPNGIAIVDPHAAHERILYEEIAESFKEGIATQNLTIPFEVPASLLPEINIFSKELNDLAFIFEEDRLAGVPMLRGRSKLSPLDMLRSALRGIEVEKDPEKRDREVWWRMARLACRDAVKLGRRFEREEAETLMDKLQACSSPFTCPHGRPTIFLIENRKLEDWFER; translated from the coding sequence ATGATAAAACGTCTTGACAGCGAAGTATCAAGCAGGATAGCCGCGGGTGAGGTGATCGAACGGCCCTCGTCAGTTGCCAAGGAGCTTATTGAAAACTCAATAGACGCCTCAGCGCAAAATATAACCCTTTACATTGAGCAGGGGGGGAAGTCATCTTTCGTCATAGAAGATGACGGATGCGGCATTCCCTTTGAGGAACTTCCCCTTGCGCTGGAACGGTATGCAACCAGCAAAATTTCTACACTTGATGACTTGGAAAGGATATCAACCCTCGGCTACAGGGGAGAGGCCCTTTCAAGCGTTGCCGCTGTGAGCAGGATGGAGATCCGCAGCAGGGAACGGACATCTGAAACCGGTGGAATAATTAAGTGTGAGGGGGGTGCGGTAATTCTACACACGGAAAGCCCTACCCACCCCGGAACAAGGATCCAGGTAGACGATCTCTTTTACAACCTTCCCGCGAGGCGCAAGTTCCTCAAAACCGCATCTGCTGAACTCAGGAGGATACTGCAGGTCGTAAACGATTACGCGCTTGTCAATCCGGAACTGACCTTCAGGGTCTTCTCTGACGGAAAGAGGATACTGGAGCTGCTGCCGCCGGGATCGACAGACAAAGCGCTTGAAAGGCGCTGGGGTGACGAAACGCCCATATACAGCTCAGCGACATCCTTTAACTCCAACAATGTGAAAATATGGTGGAATCCGATCCCGGACAGCAGACGCACGGTGATTACTATCTTTGTCAACGCAAGAAGGATCCAGGATCCTACTATAAGATCAGCAGTGTGCGGAGGAGAATCGGCTGCTTACGGTGAGTGGCTGGTAATATTGGAGATGCCTCCCGAAGACCTTGATGTGAATATACATCCTGCCAAGGAAGAGGTCCGCTTCAGAAGATCCGGGGACATTTACAAATTAATACTGCAAACGACCCGTAAAATATTTTCCCGAAAATATGCCTTCACGTCGGAGGGTACGCCTCAAATGGAGGAAAAGGCTCCGTTTCCTTTTTCAGAGACGAGGCGCACAGGATGGTTCGACAGAACGGATCCAATGTTCAGCCAAACTCCGTGGAAACCTGTTTCAGAGATAACACAGACTCCTGAAAGGGTCTCCTCACCTGAGACGGCAGTCTTTATACCTGCAGGGAGGCCAGATCCCGTCACTGTTGACGACCGCAAAAATTACATAGGACAGACTGCAAAGGGTTTTCTCATCTTTGACCTTCCCAACGGGATCGCCATAGTTGACCCGCACGCTGCCCATGAGAGGATACTGTACGAGGAGATCGCAGAAAGCTTTAAAGAGGGCATAGCTACACAAAATCTGACAATACCTTTTGAAGTGCCAGCTTCTTTACTGCCCGAGATTAATATATTTTCAAAAGAACTTAACGATCTGGCCTTTATATTTGAGGAAGACCGCCTTGCAGGAGTCCCAATGCTCAGAGGAAGATCTAAACTCTCTCCGCTGGACATGCTTCGTTCAGCTCTTAGGGGCATTGAAGTTGAAAAAGACCCGGAAAAGCGTGACCGGGAGGTATGGTGGAGGATGGCAAGGCTTGCATGCAGGGATGCTGTAAAGCTTGGCAGACGTTTCGAAAGGGAAGAGGCCGAAACGCTTATGGATAAGCTTCAAGCCTGTTCAAGCCCTTTTACGTGTCCTCACGGAAGGCCAACCATTTTTCTTATAGAAAACAGGAAATTAGAGGATTGGTTTGAACGATGA
- a CDS encoding tRNA (adenosine(37)-N6)-dimethylallyltransferase MiaA, with product MPIKKIPVIAIIGPTAVGKTKFSLELARNLNAEVISVDSRQVYRYLDVGTDKVSPEIRHEILHHLIDVADPDQVYSAADFASQATDAIDRIKKRNRVPLLIGGTPFYYKALCGTLSEDLPKDPAVRKILEEEINERGLAELHSELRAVDPTAAEKIHPNDPVRTMRALEIYRITGRPATWWYKNQAKMESSFDILYIGLIRERSNLYKNIATRVREQFSNGYPEEVEWLLAQGYSPSLPALQGFGYRELVRYVKGSCSYEEALEGDIRSTKAFSRRQMTWFKHFEPALWYDFDKYEMSEAMENVLPHCIRHLEQEDKE from the coding sequence ATGCCTATAAAAAAAATACCTGTAATAGCAATAATTGGACCGACAGCTGTCGGCAAGACCAAATTCAGCCTTGAACTGGCACGAAATCTGAATGCTGAGGTCATTTCCGTAGATTCCAGACAGGTCTACAGATACCTTGACGTAGGTACTGATAAAGTTTCACCGGAGATCAGGCATGAGATCCTACATCATCTTATAGATGTAGCTGACCCGGATCAGGTCTATTCTGCGGCGGATTTTGCCTCACAGGCAACAGACGCGATCGACAGAATAAAAAAGAGGAATAGGGTGCCATTGCTGATCGGCGGAACACCTTTTTATTACAAGGCTCTCTGCGGTACGCTCTCTGAAGATCTGCCGAAGGATCCCGCAGTAAGGAAGATCCTTGAAGAAGAGATCAACGAGAGAGGACTTGCTGAACTCCACAGCGAACTAAGGGCTGTCGATCCAACAGCTGCGGAAAAGATACACCCTAACGATCCAGTAAGGACGATGAGGGCACTCGAAATTTACCGTATAACCGGAAGACCGGCAACGTGGTGGTATAAAAACCAGGCAAAAATGGAATCCTCCTTCGACATTTTATACATCGGACTGATAAGGGAGAGATCCAACCTTTACAAAAATATTGCAACTAGGGTAAGGGAGCAGTTTTCCAATGGGTATCCCGAAGAAGTCGAGTGGCTCCTTGCTCAGGGGTATTCTCCATCCCTGCCTGCTCTCCAGGGGTTTGGGTACAGGGAGTTGGTCCGGTATGTCAAAGGCAGTTGTTCTTACGAAGAGGCGCTTGAAGGCGACATACGGTCAACCAAGGCTTTTTCAAGAAGGCAGATGACATGGTTCAAGCACTTTGAGCCTGCCCTGTGGTATGATTTTGACAAATACGAAATGTCTGAAGCAATGGAAAACGTACTGCCTCATTGCATCAGGCATTTGGAACAAGAGGACAAAGAGTGA
- a CDS encoding methionyl-tRNA formyltransferase — translation MAEKLRFGFCGSGRFAAECLSIITQKAMPEWVVTNAPRPSGRGLHLQNTPVFEKAEGLGIITRTTSKLSADVETIEWIRRDVPDLILVIDFGHMIKEPLLNIAPLGCINIHPSMLPAYRGSAPVQRAIMDGLKETGVTIFRLDEGMDSGPILSQIPVIISDEDDTGSLLIKTCSAGCEKLQEYLLDIPAERWTFVAQTEDGASTAPKIDKSEGKIEWKNSSINLFNRIRALCIAPGTYCDHDGKRLRIHKAVPASGSGSPGKLIETDDGFPVIACGSGSLKLMTVQPEGKKVQKADEWLRGSRMKVGDILH, via the coding sequence ATGGCTGAAAAACTGCGGTTTGGGTTTTGCGGTTCCGGAAGATTTGCTGCGGAGTGCCTCTCCATTATCACCCAAAAAGCAATGCCGGAATGGGTAGTAACAAATGCACCCAGGCCATCCGGCAGAGGGCTTCATCTCCAGAATACCCCGGTATTTGAAAAAGCAGAGGGACTTGGAATAATAACGAGGACCACATCAAAACTTTCTGCAGACGTAGAAACTATAGAATGGATCAGGAGAGATGTCCCTGATCTTATACTTGTAATAGATTTTGGGCATATGATCAAAGAACCCCTTTTGAATATAGCACCGCTGGGCTGTATAAATATCCACCCCTCTATGCTTCCGGCATACAGAGGATCGGCCCCGGTACAGAGGGCGATCATGGATGGACTCAAAGAGACCGGGGTAACAATATTCAGGCTTGATGAGGGAATGGATTCAGGCCCCATACTTTCACAGATACCTGTTATTATCAGTGATGAAGACGACACAGGATCCCTTCTTATCAAAACATGCAGTGCAGGCTGTGAAAAACTCCAGGAGTATTTGCTTGATATTCCCGCTGAAAGATGGACGTTTGTTGCCCAAACTGAAGATGGAGCGAGCACAGCTCCCAAGATAGACAAGTCCGAGGGAAAGATCGAGTGGAAAAACAGCTCGATAAATTTATTCAACAGGATAAGGGCACTGTGCATTGCACCGGGTACATACTGTGACCATGACGGCAAAAGGCTGCGGATCCACAAAGCAGTACCTGCTTCAGGATCAGGTTCACCGGGTAAACTGATAGAAACAGATGACGGTTTCCCTGTTATAGCATGCGGCAGCGGTTCTCTGAAATTAATGACCGTCCAGCCTGAGGGCAAAAAAGTGCAAAAAGCTGACGAGTGGCTAAGGGGCAGCAGGATGAAGGTCGGCGATATCCTTCACTGA
- the ispH gene encoding 4-hydroxy-3-methylbut-2-enyl diphosphate reductase, translated as MKIHIADPTGLCFGVRRAISKLEEELLRSEKVYSLGSPIHNPQEIERLAKMGLLVVESAEDVPLGSVAFIRAHGVTPVQAETLRKKCMKVVDGTCPFVKTAQKRAKDLSSEGYIVVISGDREHPEVRGIMGYVDGEVVVISSDEDIPENLKGRKCGILSQTTQKVASFIALVSSFVTLSPEIKVYNTICKATLARQDSVCRLASKVDGMIILGGRNSANTKKLAEISMDVGVSTLWIEHAGEIDRGWLQNKENIGIAAGGSTPDWLIKDLIQNLNMM; from the coding sequence TTGAAGATCCACATTGCCGACCCGACAGGGCTATGTTTTGGCGTAAGAAGGGCGATATCCAAGCTCGAAGAAGAACTGCTGCGTTCAGAGAAAGTTTATTCTCTGGGAAGCCCGATCCATAACCCTCAGGAGATAGAGCGGCTGGCAAAGATGGGGCTTCTTGTGGTCGAATCAGCTGAAGATGTACCCTTGGGTTCAGTGGCTTTTATCAGAGCCCATGGAGTTACCCCTGTTCAGGCTGAAACTCTTAGGAAAAAATGTATGAAAGTTGTGGACGGTACATGCCCATTTGTCAAAACAGCTCAAAAAAGGGCAAAAGACCTTTCTTCTGAGGGCTATATTGTGGTAATATCAGGAGACAGGGAACACCCCGAAGTAAGGGGAATAATGGGTTATGTTGACGGAGAGGTAGTTGTTATCTCTTCTGATGAGGATATACCTGAAAACCTGAAGGGACGAAAGTGCGGGATACTGAGCCAGACGACACAAAAGGTCGCCTCTTTTATTGCGCTCGTAAGTTCGTTTGTAACATTATCACCGGAGATCAAGGTGTATAATACTATTTGCAAAGCTACTCTTGCCCGCCAGGATTCTGTATGCAGACTTGCTTCAAAAGTCGACGGAATGATAATACTTGGCGGCAGGAACAGTGCCAATACAAAAAAACTTGCCGAGATATCCATGGATGTCGGAGTTTCAACATTATGGATCGAGCATGCAGGAGAAATCGACAGGGGGTGGCTGCAAAACAAAGAAAACATAGGAATAGCTGCGGGAGGCAGTACTCCTGACTGGCTAATAAAAGATCTGATCCAAAATTTAAACATGATGTAA
- a CDS encoding DNA mismatch repair protein MutS, whose translation MTPMLEQYMYWKEQYPDSLLFFRMGDFYEMFFEDAQIASSVLDIALTSRSREAENAIPMAGVPFHSVDPYLGRLVAAGYRVAICEQVTVPDGKTLVRREVTRLVTPGTWLSDSSESDGNLAACFFDGKNVSLALLTTATGSLKAGTFNTEEASSLLCSFRPDEILIRKGQINCLSEIYPDQGRLNIFEREKGEFDPRAGSEWLCRKWGIASLSCMGIDDRDPSAGASAAVLRYLEETQFSQALHVTCITPIMPAQSLILDRNTVNNLELTEPSDISLFSVLNRCRTAMGRRTLKEWILSPLQDIGTIEQRQDSIEELVNDHSTRGELQRRLSSCGDMEKAISRLTLKMGSPSDLVTIRETIRALPMLKSLMSQNDRLRRWTLGVDDLEGLFSLLESSIAETVPRFARDGGVIREGYDKDLDEWRDKAAHSSEWLHRFEESERQRTGIKNLKAGVNKVFGYYIEIPKGGLDKAPAEYIRKQTLVNAERFITEELKIFEKEMFRSEEEILSIEERIYSEIVEAALSKSLDILNAAKFIAAADLFSSLAEIASERRYVRPVMEMGTDFIVKNGRHPVIEVMLGNRPFTPNDLSLSMVSGKRIAIITGPNMAGKSTYLRMAALIAIMAHMGSFVPAESAKIGIIDRVFTRIGARDELARGQSTFMVEMVETANILRNATDRSLVILDEVGRGTSTYDGLSIAWSVIEYLQGQEGRMAAVLFATHYHELTKLAGKLPGVTNLSMAVEEGKEGVTFLHKVVESPSDRSYGIEVARLAGVPSLVLRRSKELLAGFEAAANEQKSSLPVNEESQMKLFDVGHEAILEELAASDPDEMTPMEALQIVYRLRKESRKVLGFK comes from the coding sequence ATGACCCCCATGCTGGAACAGTACATGTACTGGAAAGAGCAGTACCCTGACTCTCTTCTTTTTTTTCGCATGGGTGATTTCTATGAAATGTTTTTTGAGGATGCACAGATCGCATCCTCAGTTCTTGATATTGCCCTCACATCACGTTCCCGTGAAGCAGAGAACGCCATCCCTATGGCAGGCGTTCCCTTCCACTCGGTCGATCCTTATCTTGGAAGGCTGGTAGCCGCAGGGTACAGGGTCGCCATATGCGAGCAGGTAACAGTTCCTGACGGAAAGACTCTGGTCAGGAGAGAAGTAACAAGATTAGTGACACCCGGTACTTGGCTGTCAGACAGCTCAGAGTCAGACGGAAACCTTGCCGCCTGTTTTTTTGACGGGAAAAATGTCTCACTGGCTCTCCTCACTACGGCAACAGGCAGTTTAAAAGCCGGTACCTTCAATACTGAAGAGGCATCATCTCTCCTCTGTTCTTTCCGCCCTGATGAAATACTGATCCGAAAGGGACAGATCAACTGTCTTTCTGAAATTTATCCCGACCAGGGCCGCCTCAATATATTTGAAAGAGAAAAGGGAGAATTCGACCCAAGGGCAGGCTCAGAATGGCTCTGCAGAAAGTGGGGGATAGCCTCCCTCAGCTGTATGGGAATCGACGACAGGGATCCTTCCGCAGGCGCATCAGCGGCAGTTTTGAGATATCTGGAAGAGACCCAGTTTTCCCAGGCCCTGCATGTTACGTGTATCACGCCCATCATGCCGGCGCAATCGCTCATTCTTGACAGGAACACAGTAAACAACCTTGAACTGACGGAACCATCTGACATCTCGCTTTTTTCTGTCCTGAACAGATGCCGTACTGCAATGGGCAGGAGAACTCTCAAAGAATGGATACTCTCTCCCCTTCAGGACATAGGTACAATTGAACAAAGACAGGATTCCATTGAAGAGCTTGTAAATGACCATTCTACGCGTGGGGAACTGCAGCGTCGCCTCTCATCGTGCGGAGACATGGAAAAGGCGATAAGCAGGCTGACCCTGAAGATGGGATCTCCATCTGATCTTGTAACTATAAGGGAAACTATCCGTGCGCTGCCTATGCTGAAATCATTGATGTCCCAAAATGATAGACTGAGGAGATGGACTCTGGGTGTGGATGATCTGGAAGGACTTTTCTCTCTTCTAGAATCTTCGATCGCAGAAACCGTTCCTCGTTTCGCCAGGGACGGAGGAGTTATTAGAGAAGGGTATGACAAGGATCTGGACGAATGGAGAGACAAGGCGGCCCATTCCTCCGAATGGCTTCATAGATTTGAGGAAAGCGAAAGACAGAGGACGGGCATAAAAAACCTGAAGGCCGGAGTAAACAAGGTCTTCGGTTATTACATAGAGATACCCAAAGGCGGGCTGGATAAAGCTCCTGCAGAATATATCAGAAAACAGACACTCGTAAACGCAGAACGCTTCATTACCGAAGAGCTCAAAATATTTGAAAAAGAGATGTTCAGATCCGAAGAAGAAATTCTCTCAATAGAGGAAAGGATATACTCCGAGATCGTTGAAGCAGCTCTTTCAAAGAGTCTGGATATTCTTAACGCAGCAAAATTCATCGCCGCAGCAGACCTTTTTTCTTCGCTGGCTGAAATTGCTTCAGAACGAAGGTATGTAAGGCCGGTCATGGAAATGGGTACAGACTTTATCGTAAAGAACGGAAGGCACCCTGTAATAGAGGTAATGCTTGGGAACCGTCCCTTCACGCCGAATGATCTTTCACTGAGCATGGTTTCAGGAAAAAGGATAGCTATAATCACAGGCCCGAACATGGCCGGAAAGTCGACCTATCTTCGAATGGCAGCCCTTATTGCCATAATGGCTCATATGGGTTCCTTCGTCCCTGCAGAGAGTGCAAAGATCGGGATAATTGACCGTGTATTTACGAGAATAGGCGCGCGCGATGAACTTGCAAGAGGGCAGAGTACCTTCATGGTGGAAATGGTGGAGACCGCGAATATCCTTCGAAATGCAACAGACAGGAGCCTTGTCATACTTGACGAGGTCGGAAGGGGCACCTCTACTTATGATGGACTCAGCATCGCCTGGTCAGTCATAGAATACCTTCAGGGACAGGAAGGAAGAATGGCTGCTGTACTTTTTGCTACTCATTATCACGAACTTACGAAACTTGCCGGAAAGCTTCCCGGAGTAACAAACCTCAGTATGGCGGTAGAAGAGGGCAAAGAGGGAGTCACCTTCCTCCATAAAGTTGTCGAGTCCCCCTCTGACAGGTCCTACGGCATAGAGGTAGCGAGGCTTGCAGGAGTACCGTCCCTGGTTCTCAGGAGATCAAAAGAACTGCTTGCAGGTTTTGAGGCTGCTGCAAATGAACAGAAGTCTTCTTTGCCGGTCAACGAAGAGAGTCAGATGAAGCTGTTTGATGTGGGGCATGAGGCCATACTTGAAGAACTCGCTGCTTCGGATCCGGATGAAATGACCCCTATGGAAGCTCTTCAGATCGTTTACAGGCTAAGAAAAGAGAGCCGGAAGGTGCTGGGATTCAAATGA
- the def gene encoding peptide deformylase, translating into MSVRKICVYPDPILREPTEEITLFDEELGILVSDMWETMHVSDGIGLAGPQVGIAKKIAVIEYNGEKYVLINPEISERENIKTVEEGCLSFPGIYEKVESPEYIKVRYFNENGELIEKEIEGFLACVFSHEIDHLNGKLLIDRVSPLKRQFLKKKMAKQAKENSNG; encoded by the coding sequence ATGTCTGTCAGAAAAATATGTGTCTATCCGGATCCCATTCTCAGGGAACCGACAGAGGAAATAACTTTGTTTGATGAGGAGCTTGGGATACTCGTCAGCGATATGTGGGAAACCATGCACGTTTCTGATGGTATCGGCCTTGCGGGACCTCAGGTGGGCATAGCAAAAAAAATAGCCGTAATAGAATATAACGGTGAAAAATATGTTCTGATCAACCCAGAAATATCCGAAAGGGAAAATATCAAAACAGTGGAAGAGGGATGCCTGAGCTTCCCCGGGATCTATGAGAAGGTAGAGTCGCCGGAATATATTAAGGTCAGGTATTTCAATGAGAACGGGGAACTCATCGAGAAAGAGATAGAGGGATTCCTTGCATGTGTCTTTTCTCACGAAATTGATCACTTGAACGGAAAACTGCTCATTGACAGGGTCTCGCCGCTAAAAAGACAGTTCCTTAAAAAAAAGATGGCGAAGCAGGCAAAAGAGAATAGCAATGGCTGA
- a CDS encoding NUDIX hydrolase: protein MERPQRHALRNIINTENIYKGAILDLNIDRVLFPSGCEKIREVVRHKSAVTVLPVHSDGKISLVRQYRHAVDEDLYEIPAGLIEPGEAPSETAVRELQEEIGYKPGTIEKIFEFYTSPGYSTERIIFFYATDLTPSKLAEDDDEYIKVYDFTLEEIKSMIRSGDIKDGKTIMAYCWYTTKKAEENAI from the coding sequence GTGGAAAGACCGCAAAGACATGCCTTGAGAAACATAATAAATACGGAAAACATCTACAAAGGCGCGATACTGGACCTGAATATCGACCGTGTACTTTTCCCTTCGGGCTGTGAAAAGATAAGGGAAGTAGTAAGGCATAAATCAGCAGTGACAGTCCTTCCTGTCCACTCTGACGGCAAAATCTCCCTGGTCCGTCAATATCGGCATGCCGTAGATGAGGATCTGTACGAGATCCCCGCCGGACTGATCGAACCTGGCGAAGCTCCCTCGGAGACAGCTGTAAGGGAGCTACAGGAAGAAATCGGTTATAAACCGGGCACCATAGAAAAAATATTTGAATTTTATACATCGCCCGGTTACTCTACAGAACGTATCATTTTCTTTTATGCAACAGACCTCACCCCCTCAAAACTTGCCGAAGACGACGATGAATATATAAAAGTATACGATTTTACCCTTGAAGAAATAAAAAGCATGATCAGATCAGGAGATATCAAAGACGGCAAGACTATAATGGCCTACTGCTGGTATACGACGAAAAAGGCAGAAGAAAATGCAATTTGA
- a CDS encoding 30S ribosomal protein S1, giving the protein MVDELRTEDGLETQAAPEKEETMEEMMQQFDVMGDFHRGKILEGTIVDAREDGWLVDVGYKCEGFLPRKEWTHKVLVEETPEPENGAKVKVQVTNIGQGEDAQLSLSRWRCEFDERWNKLEEEAAKNETVTVKGIRKVKGGLIVSCYGIEGFIPISHLAEEGRNVNPTRLLEQDFQVKLIEKDRRKRRLVLSRRSLMEAEMSEIRQSFYEQVNEGDVLEGDVSSITSFGVFVNLGAMEGLVHVSELSWQRNAKAKDIVSKGDHIKVKVIGIDKENNRISLSLKQTLSDPWDTAAERWKPGVVVEGTVSNLTEFGAFVEIEPGIEGLVHIGDLSWTRIKHPKEVLKRGQKIEVSVLEVDSDRKRISLGYKQLSDPWKDVAEKYTKDMEVPVKVVRIADFGAFVELEDGIEGLIHISQISQQRIENPREVLSEGQEVTARVLDVTPAERRMRLSLRPAHEEPIRRPKSEETPQADGQKNDDRPRRRRSDSDKRRNDSHSNQLPQEETNVTIGEFLKQAEDSE; this is encoded by the coding sequence ATGGTTGACGAGCTTCGCACAGAAGACGGACTTGAAACACAGGCAGCACCGGAAAAAGAAGAAACAATGGAAGAAATGATGCAGCAGTTTGACGTGATGGGTGATTTCCATCGCGGAAAGATCCTTGAAGGCACAATAGTTGACGCACGTGAAGACGGATGGCTTGTTGATGTGGGCTACAAATGCGAAGGATTCCTTCCCCGCAAAGAGTGGACACACAAGGTCCTGGTCGAAGAGACCCCGGAGCCGGAAAACGGCGCTAAAGTCAAAGTACAGGTCACAAACATCGGTCAGGGCGAAGATGCACAGCTCAGCCTCAGCCGTTGGCGCTGTGAGTTTGACGAGCGCTGGAACAAGCTTGAAGAAGAAGCTGCAAAGAATGAAACTGTGACCGTAAAGGGCATCCGCAAGGTAAAGGGCGGCCTTATTGTAAGCTGCTACGGGATAGAGGGTTTTATCCCTATATCACACCTTGCCGAGGAAGGGCGTAATGTCAATCCTACGCGCCTCCTTGAACAGGATTTCCAGGTAAAGCTGATCGAAAAGGACCGCCGCAAGCGTCGCCTGGTGCTATCACGCCGCAGCCTTATGGAAGCGGAGATGTCAGAGATCAGACAGTCATTCTATGAGCAGGTCAACGAAGGAGATGTCCTTGAAGGGGATGTAAGCAGCATTACCTCTTTCGGTGTTTTTGTAAATCTTGGTGCAATGGAAGGCCTTGTTCATGTCAGCGAGCTCTCATGGCAGCGCAACGCCAAGGCTAAGGATATTGTCTCTAAAGGCGATCACATCAAAGTCAAAGTGATCGGCATAGACAAGGAGAACAATAGGATCTCCCTCAGCCTGAAACAGACTCTGTCTGATCCCTGGGATACAGCGGCAGAACGCTGGAAACCCGGTGTTGTTGTAGAAGGAACTGTTTCAAACCTGACAGAATTCGGCGCTTTTGTTGAAATAGAACCCGGCATTGAAGGCCTGGTGCATATAGGAGACCTCAGCTGGACAAGAATCAAGCATCCTAAAGAAGTACTCAAGAGGGGCCAGAAGATCGAAGTCTCAGTCCTTGAAGTAGATTCTGACCGCAAACGTATCAGCCTGGGTTACAAACAGCTTTCAGATCCTTGGAAGGATGTTGCGGAGAAATATACCAAAGACATGGAAGTTCCTGTTAAGGTCGTCAGAATCGCTGACTTTGGCGCATTTGTCGAACTTGAAGACGGCATCGAGGGACTGATCCATATATCGCAGATAAGCCAGCAAAGGATAGAGAACCCAAGAGAAGTTCTCTCTGAGGGACAGGAAGTTACAGCCAGGGTACTGGATGTAACTCCGGCAGAACGCAGGATGCGTCTCAGCCTCCGTCCGGCACATGAGGAACCGATCAGAAGGCCGAAATCAGAGGAGACGCCTCAGGCTGACGGCCAGAAAAATGATGACCGTCCGCGCCGCCGCCGCTCAGATTCCGACAAGAGAAGAAACGACAGTCACAGCAATCAGCTTCCTCAGGAAGAGACAAACGTGACGATCGGTGAATTCTTAAAACAGGCAGAAGATTCAGAGTAA